One Nocardioidaceae bacterium SCSIO 66511 genomic window carries:
- a CDS encoding NAD(P)(+) transhydrogenase (Re/Si-specific) subunit beta, whose amino-acid sequence MTPTWIQLGYLAAAVCFILALKGLSGPRTARNGNLIGAAAAVFATVIVFWQQDLDHQVPIVIAILVGTAIGVLGARRVQMTQMPQLVALFNGVGGGAAALVALLELHEFHEFADVEWFTSAATVFTIAVGGISFAGSMVTFAKLQELMTTRPVIFPGLPFVFGGAFVIALVLCVLIVAEPSMWVGIILALFGLALGVLLVLPVGGADVPIVISLLNAFTGLTVAASGYVLQNTLLLVAGTLVGASGTLLTIMMARAMGRSVLNTLFGALKGGSTLGAGSASDRPVRSANPEDIAILLAYAHRVIIVPGYGLAVAQAQHTLRELVDLLGERGIDVDYAIHPVAGRMPGHMNVLLAEAQVPYEQLVEMDDINGEFKQADVVLVVGANDVVNPAAKTTPGAPIYGMPILNADEAKQIVFMKRSMRPGFAGIENELLFDPKTTLLFGDAKDSMSKLLNGVKAL is encoded by the coding sequence ATGACACCGACGTGGATCCAGCTCGGCTACCTCGCCGCGGCTGTCTGTTTCATCCTTGCGCTCAAAGGTCTCTCGGGTCCGCGTACCGCTCGCAACGGCAACCTGATCGGCGCGGCCGCTGCGGTGTTCGCGACGGTCATCGTGTTCTGGCAGCAGGACCTCGACCATCAGGTGCCCATCGTCATCGCGATCCTCGTCGGCACCGCGATCGGCGTACTCGGTGCGCGCCGGGTGCAGATGACGCAGATGCCGCAGCTGGTCGCGCTCTTCAACGGTGTCGGCGGCGGTGCCGCTGCGTTGGTCGCCTTGCTGGAGCTGCACGAGTTCCATGAGTTCGCCGATGTCGAATGGTTCACATCGGCCGCGACGGTCTTCACCATTGCAGTCGGCGGAATCAGCTTCGCCGGCTCGATGGTGACGTTCGCGAAGCTGCAGGAGCTGATGACGACCCGCCCGGTCATCTTCCCCGGCTTGCCGTTCGTATTCGGTGGCGCCTTCGTCATCGCGCTCGTGCTGTGCGTGCTGATCGTCGCCGAACCCAGCATGTGGGTCGGCATCATCCTTGCACTGTTCGGCTTGGCGCTCGGCGTACTGCTCGTGCTTCCGGTCGGTGGAGCGGACGTACCGATCGTCATCTCGCTGCTCAACGCGTTCACCGGACTGACTGTCGCCGCAAGCGGGTACGTACTCCAGAACACCCTGCTGCTCGTCGCCGGTACGCTCGTCGGCGCCTCGGGCACACTGCTGACGATCATGATGGCGCGGGCGATGGGTCGCTCGGTGCTCAACACATTGTTCGGTGCGCTGAAGGGTGGGTCGACGCTCGGCGCGGGTTCGGCGAGCGACCGGCCCGTACGCTCGGCCAACCCCGAAGACATCGCGATCCTGCTCGCGTACGCCCATCGGGTCATCATCGTTCCCGGCTACGGACTTGCCGTCGCGCAGGCACAACACACGCTGCGCGAGCTGGTGGATCTACTCGGCGAGCGTGGGATCGACGTCGACTATGCGATCCATCCCGTTGCCGGCCGGATGCCCGGGCACATGAACGTACTGCTCGCCGAGGCACAGGTGCCGTACGAGCAGCTCGTCGAGATGGATGACATCAACGGGGAGTTCAAGCAGGCCGATGTGGTGCTCGTCGTCGGAGCCAACGATGTCGTGAACCCGGCCGCCAAGACGACTCCCGGTGCGCCGATCTACGGTATGCCGATTCTCAATGCCGACGAGGCGAAGCAGATCGTGTTCATGAAGCGGTCGATGCGTCCCGGCTTCGCGGGGATCGAGAACGAGCTGTTGTTCGATCCGAAGACGACGTTGCTGTTCGGCGATGCGAAGGACTCCATGAGCAAACTGCTGAACGGCGTCAAGGCGCTGTAG
- a CDS encoding amidohydrolase family protein produces the protein MLTLCNASYWDGDSDGVRPADIVCADGEIQAVHSPGAAPTTTGDDREVDLAGRYVLPGLIDAHAHLVWSSGQDPAEAVEADGEQLTVLRAAAHAREHLAAGVTTIVDLGSNWDVAIAVARAVDSGVLEGPSIVAAGQTVIMTGGHDPFWGVHCDGVDAVVRAVRGQAYRGAKIIKTAATGGVYGRPEGEDVHDGELTYEELAALAGEAHRRGLKVAAHALGTEGIRDAVRAGIDIIEHGVFLDGALVEDMVQRGTYLCPTVAIYRTIAAAAQTGTAPAYAARKAERVVDAHRTSVAMALAAGIPLVAGTDAGSPGMPHGNLVAELDALVDCGVPVPTALRAATSTAADALGRPDLGRIRPGARADLVVTDADPFDKVGALREPAMVVRSGQLVRR, from the coding sequence ATGCTGACACTTTGCAACGCCTCGTACTGGGACGGCGACTCCGACGGCGTTCGCCCGGCAGACATCGTGTGCGCCGACGGTGAGATCCAGGCAGTGCATTCACCCGGCGCGGCGCCTACGACTACTGGTGATGACCGCGAGGTCGACCTCGCGGGGCGGTACGTACTGCCGGGCCTGATCGACGCACATGCGCACCTGGTGTGGTCGAGCGGCCAGGACCCCGCCGAGGCAGTCGAGGCCGACGGTGAACAGCTCACCGTGCTGCGCGCTGCAGCGCATGCCCGCGAGCATCTCGCCGCCGGAGTGACGACCATCGTCGACCTCGGCAGCAACTGGGATGTCGCGATTGCGGTCGCGCGTGCGGTCGACTCGGGAGTGCTCGAGGGCCCGAGCATTGTGGCGGCTGGGCAGACCGTGATCATGACGGGCGGCCACGACCCGTTCTGGGGCGTGCACTGCGACGGCGTCGACGCGGTCGTACGCGCGGTGCGCGGGCAGGCGTACCGGGGCGCGAAGATCATCAAGACCGCGGCAACCGGCGGTGTGTACGGGCGACCGGAGGGCGAGGATGTCCACGACGGAGAGCTCACGTACGAAGAGCTGGCGGCGCTCGCGGGCGAAGCACATCGTCGCGGGCTGAAGGTCGCGGCACACGCCCTTGGCACGGAGGGCATCCGCGACGCCGTACGCGCAGGTATCGACATCATCGAGCACGGTGTGTTCCTCGATGGCGCTCTCGTCGAAGACATGGTGCAGCGCGGCACGTACCTCTGCCCGACGGTGGCGATCTACCGCACGATCGCGGCCGCTGCGCAGACCGGTACGGCACCGGCGTACGCGGCTCGCAAGGCCGAACGGGTCGTCGATGCTCACCGCACCAGCGTCGCGATGGCGCTCGCCGCCGGCATTCCGCTCGTCGCGGGCACCGACGCGGGCTCACCCGGTATGCCGCACGGCAATCTGGTGGCCGAGCTCGACGCCCTCGTCGACTGCGGAGTTCCCGTCCCGACGGCGCTGCGCGCGGCGACCTCGACGGCGGCCGACGCGCTCGGGCGCCCCGACCTCGGCCGCATCCGCCCCGGCGCCCGCGCCGACCTGGTCGTGACCGACGCCGATCCGTTCGACAAGGTCGGTGCGCTGCGCGAGCCGGCGATGGTGGTCCGCTCCGGTCAGCTCGTCCGCCGCTGA
- a CDS encoding amidohydrolase family protein — protein sequence MPERLLITDATVCDVAAGSLIPDRRVLITDGRIEAVGGAELAPDDAEVLDAGGRTVMPGLVDAHVHVTAATADLGAMMEWSPNYVAAKTMRILDGMLSRGFTTVRDVGGADYGLAAAVDEGLVRGPRVVFGGKALSQTGGHADLRGPGRAALDDHHCCPGLGVVCDGVDAVRRNARNQLRTGAHHIKIMLSGGVASPTDRVDSTQFSDAEILAAVEEADAANRYVTGHAYTARAVNRGLRLGVRCIEHGNLIDDESIALLVEHDAYLVPTLTTYEFLAREGAAAGLPAASQAKVADVRDAGLAALERAWRGGVSVVFGTDLLGDMHVHQSEEFRIRGQVQPAADVLRSATVNAAELLRMEGEIGTLAPGAHGDLLVVDGDPLSDTDVLADPERNVLAVVKAGSVVVDRLADR from the coding sequence ATGCCCGAACGCCTGCTCATCACCGACGCCACCGTGTGCGATGTCGCCGCCGGATCACTCATACCCGATCGGCGCGTACTCATCACCGACGGCCGGATCGAGGCGGTGGGCGGGGCTGAGCTGGCGCCGGACGACGCCGAGGTGCTCGACGCGGGCGGCCGTACGGTCATGCCGGGTCTTGTCGACGCCCATGTCCACGTCACGGCCGCGACCGCGGACCTCGGCGCGATGATGGAGTGGTCGCCGAACTACGTCGCCGCAAAGACGATGCGCATCCTCGACGGAATGTTGTCGCGTGGGTTCACCACCGTCCGCGACGTCGGCGGGGCCGACTACGGCCTGGCGGCGGCGGTCGACGAGGGGCTCGTACGCGGGCCTCGCGTCGTATTCGGCGGCAAGGCGCTCTCGCAAACCGGCGGCCATGCCGACCTGCGCGGACCTGGCCGGGCGGCGCTCGACGACCACCACTGCTGCCCCGGGCTCGGCGTGGTGTGCGACGGGGTCGACGCAGTACGCCGGAATGCCCGCAACCAGTTGCGTACCGGTGCGCACCACATCAAGATCATGCTGTCCGGCGGTGTGGCGTCACCGACGGATCGCGTCGACTCCACCCAGTTCAGCGATGCCGAGATCCTCGCTGCCGTCGAGGAGGCCGACGCGGCGAACCGCTACGTCACCGGTCACGCGTACACCGCCCGCGCCGTCAACCGCGGACTGCGGCTGGGAGTTCGTTGCATCGAACACGGCAACCTGATCGACGACGAGTCGATCGCGTTGCTCGTGGAGCACGACGCGTACCTCGTTCCCACGCTCACGACGTACGAGTTCCTTGCCCGCGAGGGAGCGGCCGCCGGTCTCCCGGCCGCAAGCCAGGCGAAGGTCGCGGACGTACGCGATGCCGGCCTCGCCGCGCTCGAACGTGCTTGGCGTGGTGGGGTTTCGGTCGTCTTCGGCACCGATCTGCTCGGTGACATGCACGTACATCAGAGCGAGGAGTTTCGCATCCGCGGTCAGGTCCAACCGGCCGCCGACGTACTCAGGTCGGCGACGGTGAACGCCGCGGAGCTGCTCCGGATGGAGGGGGAGATCGGTACGCTCGCGCCTGGCGCGCATGGCGATCTGCTCGTCGTCGACGGCGACCCGTTGAGCGACACCGATGTGCTGGCCGACCCGGAGCGCAACGTACTTGCCGTCGTGAAGGCGGGCTCCGTTGTCGTCGACCGGCTGGCGGACCGGTGA
- a CDS encoding MurR/RpiR family transcriptional regulator, translating into MSALPDWARERLDGGRVGPGAARVIEILELQPQLASYASTAEIAERAGVNIATVVRTAQALGFSGWSELRQEIRSRYLASLSAVQVLSEHQVPGASRTRDAVRQDIANLESLANSIDPREVAAIGRAIADAKRTVVIGSGSFVAPGLQLSHVGQTMGLDIRFGRGGGTTLFNEVGLLGEGDVVVAFSFWWLAREVLEAARIAAEAGASVVLLTDRRSTPFTELAEHAVIVASEGASTFPSLTAPMAAVHCILAEIAAYDEDRVRASLARAEAIWRDNDLFGPN; encoded by the coding sequence GTGAGCGCACTTCCGGACTGGGCGCGCGAGCGACTCGACGGGGGCCGGGTCGGCCCGGGCGCTGCACGGGTCATCGAGATCCTCGAGTTGCAGCCGCAGCTCGCGTCGTACGCCTCGACCGCCGAGATCGCAGAGCGTGCGGGCGTGAACATCGCAACGGTCGTACGCACAGCACAGGCGCTCGGGTTCAGCGGCTGGTCCGAGTTGCGGCAGGAGATCCGCAGCCGCTACCTCGCGTCGCTGTCGGCCGTCCAGGTCCTCAGTGAGCATCAGGTGCCCGGAGCGAGTCGTACCCGCGACGCGGTCCGTCAAGACATCGCCAATCTCGAATCGCTCGCCAACTCGATCGACCCGCGCGAGGTGGCGGCAATCGGTCGGGCGATCGCGGATGCGAAGCGCACAGTCGTGATCGGCAGCGGCAGCTTCGTTGCGCCTGGGCTCCAGTTGTCGCATGTCGGTCAGACGATGGGGCTCGACATCCGTTTCGGGCGCGGCGGCGGCACAACCCTGTTCAACGAGGTGGGCCTGTTGGGTGAGGGCGATGTCGTCGTGGCCTTCAGTTTCTGGTGGCTCGCTCGTGAGGTGCTGGAGGCGGCACGGATCGCGGCCGAGGCTGGTGCGTCGGTCGTGTTGCTCACGGACCGGCGCTCGACGCCGTTCACCGAACTCGCCGAGCACGCCGTGATCGTCGCGAGCGAGGGTGCGAGTACGTTCCCGTCGCTGACCGCGCCGATGGCCGCAGTGCACTGCATCCTCGCCGAGATCGCCGCGTACGACGAGGATCGGGTCCGAGCCTCACTCGCTCGGGCCGAGGCGATCTGGCGGGACAACGATCTGTTCGGCCCGAACTGA
- a CDS encoding molybdopterin-dependent oxidoreductase, translating into MNRRLFATCVSAGVICAVAAPVADAAPTPNADAEHDSSAPQGLSAPAPKRVAIVGAVKKPKRLTIKGLNKFKQHRVTVKYAAGGKPERHEFRGPKLVKVMNASKPRFDPDVKNHALAFAVLATATDKYRAVVSWGEIDPEFANKKVLVATRQDGKKLKRPRLVVPGDTAGGRYVSDLLRLRLVDVTKR; encoded by the coding sequence ATGAATCGTCGCCTGTTTGCCACCTGTGTCAGCGCCGGGGTCATATGTGCCGTGGCGGCCCCGGTCGCCGATGCCGCTCCCACGCCGAACGCGGACGCCGAGCATGATTCGTCTGCGCCGCAAGGGCTGAGCGCACCTGCGCCGAAGCGGGTCGCGATCGTCGGCGCAGTCAAGAAGCCGAAACGGCTCACCATCAAGGGCTTGAACAAGTTCAAGCAGCACCGAGTCACGGTCAAGTACGCCGCCGGCGGCAAGCCCGAGCGGCATGAGTTCCGCGGGCCGAAGCTCGTCAAGGTGATGAACGCGTCGAAGCCTCGGTTCGACCCGGACGTGAAGAACCACGCGCTCGCGTTCGCTGTCTTGGCGACGGCAACCGACAAGTACCGCGCCGTCGTTTCGTGGGGTGAGATCGATCCCGAGTTCGCGAACAAGAAGGTTCTCGTCGCGACTCGCCAGGACGGCAAGAAGCTGAAGCGGCCGCGTCTGGTCGTACCGGGAGACACTGCGGGCGGGCGCTACGTGAGCGACCTGTTGCGTCTTCGGCTCGTCGACGTCACCAAGCGCTGA
- a CDS encoding sodium:solute symporter family protein → MQTVHIVILIAYLVVMVVVGVWFSRRRHVSSGDDFMFAGRSLPKPVLIGTLLATWVGSGTIIGGANFAYTYGPLASIFFLAGTPVGILVLYYVSRKVRSASRYTVPELLEARFGLSARMIAAGITLLAYTGIVAYQFTGGGYIVSQITSLSTGEGTLLVAVLVTFLAIGGGLFSVAWTDFLSALVIVFGLVIAIPIVIGGDVGGFGAYWDDLPESSTTLTGGLSALQLLGYFLPLFLLILADQNMYQRLTAAQDEGTARSSTAGFFFSSFLVTVPVAILGSAAVILMPSINPDTAILSLASEHYLPSVIGGLVLAGALAFIVTTGSSFLLSGASNVVYDGFARFSKRELADGSRLRIHRVTVLAIAATAYVLGKFFPTVLELQLYSYTVYGVALAPPVLAVLLWKRATKAGALACMVLGTVVTIVWEELDQPMDVNSVLISLPVALIALIGISLITKPAETQIDDSVRGANP, encoded by the coding sequence ATGCAGACGGTCCACATCGTAATCCTGATCGCGTACCTCGTCGTCATGGTCGTCGTCGGCGTGTGGTTCAGCCGGCGCCGCCACGTCAGCTCGGGCGACGACTTCATGTTCGCCGGTCGTTCGCTGCCCAAGCCGGTGCTGATCGGCACCCTGCTCGCCACCTGGGTCGGCTCCGGGACGATCATCGGCGGTGCCAACTTCGCGTACACCTATGGGCCGCTTGCGTCGATCTTCTTCCTCGCGGGCACGCCCGTCGGAATCCTGGTGCTCTACTACGTGTCGCGGAAGGTGCGCTCCGCGTCTCGGTACACCGTGCCCGAGCTGCTCGAGGCGCGCTTCGGCCTCTCCGCTCGGATGATCGCGGCCGGCATCACCTTGCTGGCGTACACGGGCATCGTCGCGTACCAGTTCACCGGCGGCGGCTACATCGTCAGTCAGATCACCTCTCTGTCGACCGGCGAAGGCACCCTGTTGGTCGCCGTGTTGGTGACCTTCCTGGCGATCGGGGGTGGGTTGTTCTCCGTTGCGTGGACAGACTTCCTGAGCGCGCTGGTGATCGTGTTCGGGCTCGTCATCGCGATCCCGATCGTCATCGGCGGAGACGTCGGCGGGTTCGGGGCGTACTGGGACGACCTGCCGGAGTCATCGACGACGCTGACGGGCGGACTGAGCGCGCTGCAGCTGCTCGGCTACTTCCTACCGTTGTTCTTGCTCATCCTCGCCGACCAGAACATGTACCAGCGGCTCACGGCTGCACAGGACGAAGGCACCGCGCGCAGCTCGACCGCGGGCTTCTTCTTCAGCAGCTTCCTGGTCACGGTGCCGGTTGCGATCCTGGGATCCGCGGCGGTGATCCTGATGCCGAGCATCAATCCCGACACTGCGATTCTGTCCTTGGCTTCCGAGCATTATCTGCCCTCGGTGATCGGCGGGCTCGTGCTCGCGGGTGCCCTGGCCTTCATCGTCACGACCGGCTCGTCGTTCCTGCTCTCGGGTGCGAGCAACGTCGTGTACGACGGCTTCGCGCGATTCTCGAAGCGTGAGCTGGCAGACGGGAGTCGCCTACGCATCCACCGCGTCACCGTGCTGGCGATCGCCGCAACGGCCTACGTACTCGGGAAGTTCTTCCCGACCGTCCTCGAACTCCAGCTGTACTCCTACACCGTCTACGGCGTCGCACTCGCTCCCCCGGTGCTTGCGGTGCTGCTGTGGAAGCGCGCGACCAAGGCCGGAGCACTCGCATGCATGGTGCTCGGCACCGTCGTGACGATCGTCTGGGAGGAGCTGGACCAGCCGATGGACGTCAACTCCGTGCTGATCTCGCTTCCCGTCGCCTTGATCGCGCTCATCGGGATCAGTCTGATCACCAAGCCCGCCGAGACGCAGATCGACGACTCCGTACGAGGAGCAAACCCGTGA
- a CDS encoding HAD-IA family hydrolase, which produces MNFADYDALSFDCYGTLIDWEAGIATVLDAWAQDVGVELDREALLTAYSGHEARTLRESPSMLYPEALATSMRALGAELGVPVSDAWAARFGASVPDWPAFPDSHDALVRLGERFSLIILSNVDRGSFEGSRRRLDVTFDHVITAQDVGSYKPSPRNFDALEELRVREGIGDGRLLHVAQSLFHDHVPVKRIGLPSVWINRRHDRPGWGATPDPGTTAHPDWEFPSMAAFAAAAAP; this is translated from the coding sequence GTGAACTTCGCCGACTATGACGCTCTGAGCTTCGACTGCTACGGCACGCTCATCGACTGGGAAGCCGGAATCGCAACAGTGCTTGACGCCTGGGCACAAGACGTCGGTGTCGAGTTGGACCGCGAGGCGCTGCTGACCGCGTACTCCGGCCACGAGGCGCGTACGCTCCGCGAGTCGCCGTCGATGCTCTACCCGGAGGCGTTGGCGACGAGCATGCGCGCACTCGGGGCTGAGCTCGGGGTGCCGGTCTCCGATGCGTGGGCCGCCCGTTTCGGCGCGTCGGTGCCGGACTGGCCGGCCTTTCCCGACTCACATGATGCGCTCGTCCGGCTGGGAGAACGGTTCTCGTTGATCATCCTGTCGAACGTCGACCGCGGCAGTTTCGAGGGTTCGCGCAGACGACTCGACGTCACCTTCGACCATGTGATCACCGCGCAGGACGTCGGCTCGTACAAGCCGTCGCCGCGCAACTTCGACGCCCTCGAAGAACTTCGCGTACGAGAAGGGATCGGCGACGGCCGGTTGCTCCACGTCGCGCAGAGCCTGTTCCACGACCATGTGCCGGTGAAGCGGATCGGACTCCCGTCGGTGTGGATCAACCGACGGCACGACCGGCCTGGCTGGGGTGCGACACCCGATCCGGGAACAACGGCGCATCCGGACTGGGAGTTCCCGAGCATGGCGGCGTTCGCTGCAGCAGCCGCCCCGTGA
- the upp gene encoding uracil phosphoribosyltransferase produces the protein MRIHVADHPLISHKLTTLRDVGTDSPTFRRLTEELVTLLAYEATRDVRTEPVRVETPVAPADGVKLTNPKPLVVPILRAGLGMLEGMQRLLPTAEVGFLGMIRNEETLEASTYAERLPDDLAGRQCYLLDPMLATGGTLSASIDFLVERGANDITAVCLLAAPEGIARVETDLESANVPITLVTAALDEKLNELGYIVPGLGDAGDRLYGVVD, from the coding sequence ATGCGCATTCATGTGGCCGACCACCCGCTGATCTCGCACAAGCTCACGACCCTGCGTGACGTCGGCACCGACTCTCCGACGTTTCGTCGCCTTACCGAGGAGCTCGTCACCCTGCTCGCGTACGAAGCCACGCGCGACGTGCGCACCGAACCCGTGCGCGTCGAGACGCCCGTTGCGCCCGCCGACGGCGTGAAACTGACGAATCCGAAGCCGCTGGTCGTGCCGATTCTGCGCGCGGGCCTCGGCATGCTGGAGGGTATGCAGCGGCTGTTGCCGACCGCCGAGGTCGGGTTCCTCGGGATGATCCGCAACGAGGAGACCCTCGAGGCATCGACGTACGCCGAGCGCCTGCCCGACGACCTCGCCGGCCGGCAGTGCTATCTGCTCGACCCGATGCTCGCTACCGGTGGCACGTTGTCGGCGTCGATCGACTTCCTGGTCGAGCGGGGCGCCAACGACATCACCGCGGTGTGCCTACTCGCCGCACCCGAGGGCATCGCCCGCGTCGAGACCGACCTCGAGAGCGCCAACGTTCCCATCACGCTCGTCACCGCGGCACTCGACGAGAAGCTCAACGAGCTCGGCTACATCGTTCCCGGTCTCGGCGACGCGGGCGACCGGCTGTACGGCGTCGTCGACTGA
- a CDS encoding tRNA adenosine deaminase-associated protein: MAEDSVDYAVVAYREEGIWQVAPLPRAVGEDIDDLITALRPWPGDVGVLGLVSVDEDFFVLARVAGEDVRVFLSDVTAVTEWPLASSIADYLDLPDPDDDEEPQPAGDSDVVAEFGMSAVDLAVLCDDEELYPDEMLSDIAERLGFGPQLDSILDTARA, translated from the coding sequence ATGGCGGAGGACTCGGTCGACTACGCCGTCGTCGCATACCGCGAAGAGGGGATCTGGCAGGTCGCGCCGCTGCCGCGGGCCGTCGGCGAAGACATCGACGATCTGATCACCGCACTGCGACCGTGGCCGGGAGACGTCGGCGTACTCGGGCTGGTGTCGGTCGACGAGGACTTCTTCGTACTCGCCAGGGTTGCCGGAGAAGACGTACGCGTGTTCCTGAGCGACGTGACCGCGGTGACCGAGTGGCCGCTCGCGAGCAGCATCGCCGACTACCTCGACCTACCCGATCCCGACGACGACGAGGAACCCCAGCCGGCCGGTGACTCCGACGTGGTCGCGGAGTTCGGCATGTCCGCGGTCGACCTCGCCGTGCTGTGCGATGACGAAGAGCTCTACCCCGACGAGATGCTGTCCGATATCGCCGAGCGGCTCGGCTTCGGCCCGCAGCTCGACTCGATTCTCGATACGGCGCGCGCATGA
- the tadA gene encoding tRNA adenosine(34) deaminase TadA, protein MTGAAWIDAMRAALQEAAVARTSADVPVGAVVVDAAGEVVGRGHNTRERDHDPFGHAEMVAMRAAAAAANSWRMDEFTLVVTLEPCTMCAGALVSARVGRLVFGAFDSKAGAVGSLWDVVRDRRLNHRPEVISGVLASESSDLLREFFAERRTD, encoded by the coding sequence ATGACGGGTGCTGCATGGATCGACGCCATGCGGGCCGCACTGCAGGAGGCGGCCGTGGCACGTACATCGGCCGATGTGCCTGTCGGCGCCGTCGTCGTCGACGCTGCCGGCGAAGTCGTCGGGCGTGGCCACAACACCCGCGAACGCGACCACGATCCGTTCGGTCATGCGGAGATGGTCGCCATGCGTGCGGCCGCTGCCGCGGCGAACAGCTGGCGGATGGATGAGTTCACGCTCGTCGTCACCCTCGAGCCCTGCACGATGTGTGCGGGTGCACTGGTCTCGGCCCGGGTCGGGCGGCTCGTCTTCGGCGCGTTCGATTCGAAGGCCGGGGCCGTCGGGTCATTGTGGGATGTCGTACGCGACCGCCGGCTCAACCATCGGCCAGAAGTGATCTCCGGCGTACTGGCGAGCGAGAGCAGTGACCTGCTGCGGGAATTCTTCGCCGAGCGGCGTACCGACTGA
- the dinB gene encoding DNA polymerase IV, with amino-acid sequence MSEEAILHADLDAFYASVEQRDDPSLRGRPVIVGAGVVLAASYEAKARGVQTAMGGRQALQLCPDAVVVSPRMSAYVEASRAVFEVFADTSPIVEGLSIDEAFIDVGGLRRLRGHPADIAATLRNQVRREVGLPISVGVAPTKFLAKIASAVAKPDGLLVVPPGGELEFLHPLPIERLWGVGRVTSARLRARGITTVADLAAVGEDGLARMVGHGAGRHLHAVANNRDPRRVETGRRRGSIGAQHSLGRAQPTASDLDAVLLALVDRVCRRLRKGSRTARTVTLRLRFDDYTRATRSHTMSESTDRTEIVVEAARSLLQQARPVLECSGITLLGVAVSGLSSAPPQLELPLETGPPRELDTAIDAVRSRFGSASLDRAVQLGRRDPLEVPLLPD; translated from the coding sequence GTGAGCGAGGAGGCTATCCTGCATGCCGATCTCGATGCGTTCTACGCATCGGTCGAGCAGCGCGACGATCCGAGCCTGCGCGGCAGGCCGGTCATCGTCGGCGCCGGTGTGGTCCTTGCTGCGAGCTATGAGGCCAAGGCGCGCGGCGTGCAAACGGCAATGGGCGGGCGGCAGGCATTGCAGTTGTGCCCCGACGCCGTGGTGGTCTCGCCGCGTATGTCGGCGTACGTCGAGGCGAGCCGGGCGGTCTTCGAGGTGTTCGCCGACACCAGCCCGATCGTCGAGGGTCTGTCGATCGACGAGGCGTTCATCGACGTCGGCGGTCTTCGTCGGCTCCGCGGGCACCCGGCCGACATCGCCGCGACTCTGCGCAACCAGGTACGCCGTGAGGTCGGGTTGCCGATATCGGTCGGCGTCGCGCCAACGAAGTTCCTCGCGAAGATCGCAAGCGCGGTCGCCAAACCCGACGGTTTGCTCGTCGTACCACCTGGAGGCGAGCTCGAGTTCCTGCACCCGTTACCGATCGAGCGTCTATGGGGTGTCGGCCGGGTGACGTCGGCACGGCTACGGGCGCGCGGCATCACGACGGTCGCCGACCTGGCTGCGGTCGGCGAGGACGGCCTTGCGCGCATGGTCGGACATGGCGCCGGGCGACACCTCCACGCGGTCGCCAACAACCGCGACCCGCGGCGCGTCGAGACGGGCCGCCGGCGCGGTTCGATCGGTGCTCAGCACAGTCTGGGTCGCGCGCAACCGACGGCCTCGGACCTCGACGCGGTGCTGCTCGCCCTTGTCGATCGAGTGTGCCGTCGGCTGCGCAAAGGTTCGCGTACGGCGCGTACCGTGACGCTTCGGCTGCGATTCGACGACTACACCCGGGCGACGCGCTCGCACACGATGTCCGAATCGACCGACCGCACCGAGATCGTCGTCGAGGCCGCGAGGTCGCTTCTACAACAGGCGCGGCCGGTGCTCGAATGCAGCGGTATCACGCTGCTCGGTGTTGCCGTCTCCGGATTGTCGTCCGCGCCGCCACAACTGGAGCTTCCCCTCGAAACCGGGCCGCCCCGTGAGCTCGATACGGCAATCGACGCCGTACGAAGCCGGTTCGGCTCTGCATCGCTCGACCGTGCGGTGCAGCTCGGCCGACGCGACCCGCTCGAGGTGCCGCTGCTGCCCGATTAG